In Halobacillus amylolyticus, the following proteins share a genomic window:
- a CDS encoding YwbE family protein, with protein sequence MNGQQRKDVKPGLEVDIVLKKDQRSGHLTRGVVKDLLTKSPSHPHGIKVRLADGQVGRVKHIYEK encoded by the coding sequence ATGAACGGACAACAACGTAAAGATGTTAAACCTGGTCTAGAGGTTGATATTGTTTTGAAGAAAGATCAACGTAGTGGACATTTAACTAGAGGTGTTGTGAAGGATTTACTAACGAAATCGCCTAGTCATCCACACGGCATTAAAGTACGGCTTGCTGATGGGCAAGTAGGAAGAGTAAAGCATATATATGAAAAATAG
- a CDS encoding DUF2188 domain-containing protein, producing the protein MPWDTTDYPSSLKSLDQVVRKKAIDIANAMIDEGYDEGRAIPIATEQAKEWYENATQDEIKEMKNKSDQDLRNRGEGNDYPSRPELLDKGEHVVSHENGWAVQAEDAKQPSDVFNKKQFAVERAKEVAKNKGTKIIIHKKDGSIQEQTSYNE; encoded by the coding sequence ATGCCTTGGGATACTACAGACTACCCGAGCTCATTAAAAAGTTTAGATCAGGTTGTTAGAAAGAAAGCGATCGATATAGCAAATGCAATGATTGACGAGGGATATGATGAAGGTCGTGCGATTCCAATTGCCACAGAGCAAGCGAAGGAATGGTATGAGAATGCAACTCAAGATGAAATAAAGGAAATGAAGAATAAAAGTGATCAAGATTTACGGAACAGAGGGGAAGGAAATGATTATCCTAGCCGCCCGGAGCTATTAGATAAAGGGGAGCACGTTGTGTCTCATGAAAACGGCTGGGCTGTCCAAGCAGAGGACGCGAAGCAGCCTTCTGATGTGTTCAATAAGAAACAGTTTGCTGTAGAACGGGCCAAAGAAGTGGCAAAAAATAAAGGTACAAAAATAATCATTCATAAAAAGGACGGGAGCATTCAAGAACAAACCTCTTATAATGAGTGA
- a CDS encoding DUF3231 family protein: MENGHHPKLTSAEISNLWTTFLASTMIKCGLTHFLSTVKDPDIHSVLEYTLEFIEKRIQTITRIFQEENYPVPVGFTDDDVNTEAPPLFSDTLILLYMLNMGRFSVTGESMLYGVSARDDIAEFYSQCLEEMKELTNRARKVALDKGVLLRHPSLPSPQRVDFVKKQSFLTGWLGERRPLLGIEITNLVYNAERNALGEAVIVGFSQAVESKEIAKYMKKGKQISAKHFKIFSSVLHEENLSSAKNLTSEVTDSTVAPFSDKLMMFHISGLVASGIAQYGASMSTSPRRDLGLMYTRLTPEIAMYAEDGANIMIENGWMEQPPQAADRGELVKKK, from the coding sequence TTGGAAAACGGTCATCACCCAAAATTAACTTCAGCTGAAATTTCAAATCTTTGGACAACGTTTCTTGCTAGTACAATGATTAAATGCGGCTTAACACATTTTCTATCCACGGTTAAGGATCCAGACATTCACTCGGTTTTAGAATATACTTTGGAATTTATCGAAAAACGAATACAAACGATTACACGAATCTTTCAGGAAGAAAATTATCCGGTTCCGGTAGGGTTTACAGATGACGACGTCAACACAGAAGCACCACCTTTGTTTTCCGATACTTTGATTTTACTGTACATGTTGAATATGGGAAGATTTAGTGTGACGGGGGAAAGCATGCTGTATGGTGTTTCAGCACGAGATGACATAGCGGAGTTTTACTCTCAATGCTTGGAGGAAATGAAGGAACTTACAAACAGAGCAAGAAAGGTTGCTTTAGATAAAGGAGTATTATTACGCCATCCCTCTCTCCCGTCACCGCAACGTGTAGATTTCGTGAAAAAACAAAGTTTTCTGACAGGATGGCTTGGAGAACGTCGTCCCTTACTTGGTATTGAGATTACAAATCTCGTTTATAATGCTGAAAGAAATGCACTTGGAGAAGCTGTTATTGTTGGATTTAGTCAAGCTGTGGAATCTAAGGAAATTGCTAAATACATGAAGAAGGGTAAACAAATCTCTGCGAAACATTTTAAGATTTTTAGTTCAGTATTACACGAAGAAAACCTTTCATCAGCTAAAAATTTAACCTCAGAAGTGACAGACTCTACCGTTGCCCCTTTTTCAGATAAACTTATGATGTTTCATATTAGTGGACTGGTCGCTTCAGGTATTGCACAATACGGGGCTTCTATGTCGACGAGCCCGAGGCGTGATTTAGGGTTGATGTACACACGGCTGACACCTGAGATTGCCATGTACGCGGAAGATGGGGCTAATATAATGATTGAGAATGGTTGGATGGAGCAACCACCGCAAGCTGCCGACAGAGGAGAATTGGTAAAGAAAAAATAA
- the glnA gene encoding type I glutamate--ammonia ligase, with product MNYTKENIKQIVNDEKVEFIRLEFTDMLGDTKNVELPIEEIDSVLNDEAMFDSSSISGFSEIQESDMFLVPDLDTFKVLPNNVDEDCIARFICDIYTPDGEPFDGDPRYILKRAMKEAKDLGYTVNVGPEPEFFLFKLNEEGYPVRKMNDRAGYFDASPKDKGDKVRRDIVRTLKKFGFEMEASHHEVAEGQHEINFRFDDMLKTADNIQTFKNVVKDVATNHDYHATFMPKPITGGNGSGMHCHLSLFADGDSAFYDQHSEDEISDTMKHFMAGILHHANGIAAITNPNVNSYKRLVPGYEAPVSVAWSHSNRSCMIRVPMTRGMGTRFEVRHPDPTANPYLTLAVLIQAGLEGIRKNMDPGEAETRNLYEVSDDSVPTLPTNLKEALKALKKDEVLMEALGEHTSKIYLEEKEQEWNTYSLQVSQWEVDEYMNK from the coding sequence ATGAACTACACGAAAGAGAATATCAAACAGATTGTTAATGATGAAAAGGTAGAATTTATTCGACTAGAGTTTACTGATATGCTAGGCGATACGAAAAATGTGGAACTTCCGATTGAGGAAATCGATAGTGTACTAAATGATGAAGCCATGTTCGACAGTTCTTCCATTTCAGGTTTTTCAGAAATACAGGAGAGTGACATGTTTCTAGTTCCTGATTTGGATACATTTAAAGTACTACCTAATAATGTAGATGAGGATTGTATCGCGCGCTTTATTTGTGATATTTACACACCAGATGGTGAGCCGTTTGATGGAGATCCTAGATATATATTGAAGAGGGCAATGAAAGAAGCCAAGGATTTGGGCTATACAGTAAATGTCGGACCAGAGCCAGAATTCTTTTTGTTCAAATTGAATGAAGAGGGCTACCCTGTTCGTAAAATGAATGACCGTGCGGGATACTTCGATGCTTCTCCAAAAGATAAAGGCGATAAAGTGCGCCGGGATATTGTCCGCACTCTTAAAAAGTTCGGCTTTGAAATGGAGGCTTCTCACCATGAAGTCGCTGAGGGGCAGCATGAGATTAACTTTCGCTTCGATGATATGTTAAAAACGGCAGACAACATTCAAACGTTTAAAAACGTTGTAAAGGATGTAGCTACAAATCATGATTATCACGCAACCTTTATGCCGAAACCTATTACAGGCGGGAATGGGTCAGGTATGCACTGCCACCTTTCCTTGTTTGCTGATGGCGACAGTGCCTTCTATGATCAGCATTCTGAAGATGAAATTTCTGATACAATGAAACACTTTATGGCAGGCATCCTTCACCATGCGAATGGAATCGCCGCCATTACGAATCCGAATGTAAATTCCTATAAACGACTTGTTCCTGGTTATGAAGCTCCGGTAAGTGTGGCCTGGTCGCACTCTAATCGCAGCTGCATGATCCGTGTTCCCATGACACGTGGGATGGGGACTAGATTTGAGGTTCGTCACCCTGATCCAACAGCGAATCCATATTTAACTCTAGCCGTGCTTATTCAAGCAGGACTTGAAGGTATTCGTAAAAATATGGATCCAGGAGAGGCAGAAACACGTAACCTTTACGAGGTCAGCGATGATAGCGTCCCTACCCTTCCAACTAATTTAAAAGAAGCCCTTAAAGCATTAAAGAAGGATGAAGTACTGATGGAAGCATTAGGCGAGCATACTTCAAAGATTTATCTTGAAGAAAAGGAACAGGAATGGAACACCTACTCTCTCCAAGTTAGTCAGTGGGAAGTTGATGAGTATATGAATAAGTAA